A window of Notolabrus celidotus isolate fNotCel1 chromosome 11, fNotCel1.pri, whole genome shotgun sequence contains these coding sequences:
- the foxl2l gene encoding forkhead domain-containing protein, producing MNQGTTSSDDQGVQLLDISSNSPPPEPKDTEEVSSQPEKPPYSYVALIAMAIKESQDRRQTLGGIYDYIMARFPYYEKNKKGWQNSIRHNLSLNECFVKVPRESGGDKKGNFWMLDPAFEDMFEKGNYRRRRRVRRPYGPPSVPYMTGNPAEMASPVYLEPFLSGSWSLCRPGSQSTGFPPAHPHSVSPTGSYCPSAHFHHPPYSAFHRHPSVLVPHNVCPYGGVTPPMSPKGTVSVASCNYQQFTSYARQHEAQVAQSFDL from the coding sequence ATGAATCAAGGGACTACATCATCTGACGATCAGGGAGTGCAGCTCTTGGACATCAGCTCCAACTCGCCCCCACCTGAGCCAAAGGATACGGAAGAAGTGTCCAGCCAGCCGGAGAAGCCGCCGTATTCATACGTTGCTCTCATCGCTATGGCCATCAAAGAGAGCCAGGACAGGAGACAGACTTTGGGCGGAATATACGACTACATCATGGCTCGTTTCCCCTATTATGAGAAGAACAAAAAAGGTTGGCAAAACAGCATAAGACACAATCTGTCTCTGAATGAATGCTTCGTTAAAGTTCCCCGAGAGAGTGGAGGGGACAAGAAAGGCAACTTTTGGATGCTGGATCCTGCATTTGAAGACATGTTCGAGAAAGGGAACTACAGGCGGCGGAGGAGGGTGCGGAGACCCTATGGACCACCGAGCGTGCCCTACATGACCGGGAACCCTGCGGAGATGGCCAGTCCTGTCTACTTAGAACCGTTTTTGAGCGGCTCCTGGAGTCTGTGCAGGCCCGGCTCCCAGTCCACAGGATTCCCACCTGCGCATCCCCACAGCGTGTCCCCCACAGGTTCATACTGCCCGTCCGCCCACTTCCACCACCCTCCATACAGTGCTTTCCACCGCCACCCTTCCGTGCTGGTCCCCCACAACGTGTGTCCCTACGGCGGAGTGACCCCACCAATGAGCCCCAAAGGAACCGTGTCCGTGGCATCATGCAACTACCAGCAGTTCACCTCATATGCAAGACAACATGAGGCACAGGTGGCTCAGTCATTTGACCTGTAA